The following are from one region of the Vitis riparia cultivar Riparia Gloire de Montpellier isolate 1030 chromosome 9, EGFV_Vit.rip_1.0, whole genome shotgun sequence genome:
- the LOC117921814 gene encoding putative disease resistance protein RGA3 — protein MAETLLSIVLEQLASVARQGIEQEVRQMVGVKKEVPHLIEVLRTIRAVVADAEKRQVTEERVKVWLERLKDMAYQMEDVVDEWSTAILKLQIERVENADMPKKKVSSCCIIPSPFICFKQVASRRHIALKIKDKKERLDDMEKERITFNFVSSWSEERPQRLITTSTIDISEVYGRDMDKKTILDHLLGNKCQEKSGLYIVSIVGTGGMGKTTLAQLAYNHPEVKAHFDERIWVCVSDPFDPIRVCRAIVEALQKESSNLHDLEALQQKIQTCIAGKKFLLVLDDVWTKNHQLWEQLKNTLTSGAVGSRILVTTRKESVVKMMGTTYMHSLGELSREQSRALFHQIAFFEKRSWEKEEELKEIGENIADKCKGLPLAIKTLGNLLRLKNSEEEWKNVLNSEVWQLDEFERDISPALLLSYYDLPLQFNAASHFVLFFQKTQILREMS, from the coding sequence ATGGCTGAAACACTCCTTTCAATTGTCTTGGAGCAGTTGGCATCGGTGGCGCGACAGGGGATTGAACAAGAAGTAAGACAAATGGTGGGTGTTAAGAAAGAAGTTCCACACCTCATAGAGGTGCTCCGGACCATTAGAGCCGTTGTTGCAGACGCGGAGAAACGACAAGTGACGGAAGAGCGTGTAAAAGTTTGGTTGGAGAGGCTCAAGGACATGGCCTACCAAATGGAGGACGTGGTGGATGAGTGGAGCACTGCTATTCTCAAATTACAGATTGAGAGAGTTGAAAATGCTGACATGCCTAAGAAAAAGGTAAGCTCCTGCTGCATTATTCCCTCTCCTTTCATTTGTTTCAAGCAAGTTGCTTCTCGTCGTCACATCGCTCTTAAGATTAAGGACAAAAAGGAACGACTAGATGATATGGAAAAGGAGAGAATTACATTTAATTTTGTCTCTAGTTGGAGTGAGGAACGACCACAGCGACTTATAACTACCTCTACAATTGATATTTCAGAGGTGTACGGTCGGGATATGGATAAAAAGACCATATTAGACCATCTATTGGGTAACAAGTGTCAAGAGAAATCTGGCCTCTACATAGTCTCCATAGTTGGGACTGGAGGCATGGGCAAAACAACTCTTGCTCAACTAGCCTACAACCACCCAGAGGTGAAGGCCCATTTTGATGAAAGAATATGGGTCTGTGTCTCTGATCCTTTTGACCCAATCAGAGTTTGTAGGGCTATTGTTGAGGCCCTCCAAAAAGAGTCTAGTAATCTCCATGATTTGGAAGCTTTACAgcaaaaaattcaaacatgtaTTGCTGGAAAGAAGTTCCTTCTTGTGCTAGATGACGTGTGGACCAAAAACCATCAATTGTGGGAACAACTGAAGAACACTCTCACCAGCGGAGCTGTAGGGAGTAGAATTCTAGTGACCACACGTAAAGAGAGTGTTGTTAAGATGATGGGAACTACATACATGCATTCCTTAGGGGAATTGTCCAGGGAGCAATCTCGGGCATTATTCCATCAAATAGCTTTCTTTGAAAAGCGTAGTtgggagaaagaggaagaattaaaagaaattggtgAGAATATAGCAGACAAATGCAAGGGCTTGCCCCTCGCTATAAAAACTTTAGGGAACCTCTTGCGCTTAAAAAATAGCGAGGAAGAATGGAAGAACGTATTGAATAGTGAAGTATGGCAGCTGGATGAGTTTGAGAGAGATATTTCCCCTGCTTTGTTGTTGAGTTATTATGATCTGCCCCTGCAATTCAACGCTGCTTCTCATTTTGTGCTGTTTTTCCAAAAGACTCAGATATTGAGAGAGATGAGCTGA